In Saprospiraceae bacterium, the sequence GCAAGAGGATCAAAACAGCAAATAAAGCAGCTGTGTGGTTTGAGAGGATTGATGGCTAAACCCAGAAAATCTGGTGATACCGGAGCGGCAATCATTGAAAATCCCATCTTGTCTAATTTCTTGGATGGACTAAGTGTATTGGAATATTTTATCTCTACCCACGGAGCTCGAAAGGGTCTGGCGGATACAGCGTTGAAAACTGCTGATGCAGGTTACCTCACCAGGAGGCTGGTAGATGTATCTCAGGATGTTGTAATCACAGAAGTAGATTGTGGTACATTGAGAGGTATCGAGACAGTGGCTTTAAAGGACAATGAAAAGGTTATTGAACCTCTTTCCACCAGAATACACGGTCGATACAACTTACATGATATTTATAACCCGGTCACCGATGAATTCATCATAGGGGCAGGTGAATATATCACTGAAAAATTAGCTGAAAAAATAGAAGAAGTAGGTATCGAGTCTGTGACGATCAGGTCTGTGTTGACTTGTGAGACTAAACGTGGTGTTTGTACCAAATGTTACGGTAAAAACCTTGCCACAGGTCGTATTGCTGAGCAAGGAGATGCTGTCGGAACCATTGCAGCTCAGTCTATTGGTGAGCCTGGTACGCAGCTTACACTTCGTACCTTCCACGTGGGAGGTATCGCTTCCATCTCAAAGACAGAGTCTGAGTTGGTAGCCAAATTTGACGGTGCCATTGAGTTTGATAATGTGACCTTTACTTTGGTCAAAGAAGAAGATCAGAAGACCAATATCATTCTCTCCAGATCAGGAGAAATCCGTATCGTTGATCCTAAAACTAAAAAGCAATTCAACACCAGCCACGTACCTTATGGCGCTACGTTGAGAGTTAAAGAGGGTCAAATCGTCAAAAAAGGAGAATTGTTGTGTGATTGGGATCCCTTTAATGCGGTTATCGTATCTGAATTTGCCGGCATTGCACAATTCCAGGAGATTGAAGAAGGTATTACATTCCGAATGGAACGTGATGACCAGACCGGTTATTCTGAAAAAGTAATCATCGATGCTAAAAACAAAAAGAAGATACCGGTTATAAGAATTGCCGATAAGAATGGGGACGATCTGAAGCAGTATACTCTGCCGGTTGGAGCGTATATCTCCATTAATGATGGTGATCACGTAACCGCTGGACAAAAAATAGTCAAAATCCCAAGGAAACTTGGTAAAATTCAAGATATCACCGGTGGTCTGCCTCGTGTAACCGAACTTTTTGAAGCCCGTAATCCTTCTAACCCTGCCGTTGTAGCTGAGATCGATGGAATCGTGAGCTTTGGCAAGATCAAGCGAGGCAATCGTGAGGTGATGATTGAAGATGAAAAAACAGGGCAAAAAAGCAAGTACCTCATCGGTCTTTCAAAACACCTTTTGGTGCAGGAGGGCGATTTCGTGAGATCTGGCACTCCAATCACAGATGGAACAATTGCTGCAAGAGATATCCTTCATATCAAAGGACCTTATGCTGTTCAATCCCACCTGGTCAATGGTGTCCAGGAAGTATACAGATCACAAGGGATCAGTATCAACGACAAACATATTGAAGTCATAGTGCGTCAAATGATGAGAAGAGTACAGATTGAAGACCCTGGTGATACACATTTCCTCGAAAGCGAAGCGGTTGACAAATACGAATTCAATGATCATAATGATTGGATTTATGACAAAAAATTCGTTGTGGATTCAGGCGATTCTACTAAATTGAAACCTGGTGCCCTTGTCAGTGTCCGTCAGATCCGAGAAGAAAATAGTATTCTCAAGCGTAATGATCAGAGACTGGTCGAGTATAGAGATGCTTTATCTGCCACTTCCAGCCCCTTGCTTTTAGGTATTACTAAGAGTTCTTTGGGTACAGAAAGCTGGATTTCAGCTGCATCTTTCCAGGAAACGACCAAAGTATTGTCGCAAGCGGCAATTGCTGCAGGTAAAGACAATTTGAAAGGTCTTAAAGAAAACGTGATCGTGGGTAAACGAATACCTGCAGGTACCGGTTTAAGGCAATTTGAAAGACTTTTGGTAACTGCCGATAATGGTGGCATTGCATTAGAGGCTATCGCGCCTGAGTAACTAACAGTACATCGATAAATGAACAGGGAGGTAGATTCTACTTCCCTGTTTTTATTTTAGGGAAATTGCAACTCCTTACAGATGAAGGAATTGACATTATGCCAAATACAAGCGTTTTATTTCCTTCCAAAGTCAGCAGGGTTTTCGCCCCAGGACTCGGTTTCCCATTTTACAACAGGATTGGAATATCGATTTGCTTGTAGCCAGTTGATAGCCCTGTCGACTAACTGGAAAAGGTCCTCATTTTTCCTGGTTCTAACAAGATTGGTTTTAATTCTTTTGTTTTTTACCCAACTTATTCCTGTTATCGAGTCAGAATAAATGGTCGTTTTAGGGCGATCTTTTTTTTGAAGCCATGCCAGAGCGTGGACTATAGCCAGAAACTCTCCAATATTCACGGTGCCCTCAGGGAAAGGACCCTGGTGGAACAATTTGGTACCATTGTGCAGGTCAACACCCTGGTATTCGAGGATCCCCGGATTGCCTTCACAGGCAGCATCGACGACAATACTATCCTTGACGATCGCACTAAAGTCACGAGTTTTAACGATGGATGTAGGATTGTTGCCTTTGAAAGGCCCGAGCCGATATGCCGCAAGCGCCTCTTCTGAAGAATCAAACGATTTATATCTCGCACCTTGAAAATTTTTCACCTGGGCTTCACATTTTTTCCAGTCATCATATACTCCTGGACTCATTCCTTCCCAAACAACATAGTATTTTTGTTTCTTAGCCATAAAATTCGGTTCAAATATACTATCATGTTTATAGACACCCATGCACACTTGTACAGCTCAGAGTTTGATCAGGATAGGTTACCAATGATTGACAGAGCTTTTGCAGCAGATATAACTAGTATTTATATACCCAACGTTGACTTGGATACCATTGATTTGATGCATGAAGGGTGCGAATATTCTGAAAAATTATTTCCTATGTTGGGACTTCATCCATGTAGTGTCACGGAAAACTACCGTACCGTCTTAGAGACTATGTATAAAAGATTCGATCAAAATACTTACTATGGTATAGGCGAAACAGGTATTGATCTGCATTGGGATCCATCCACGTTGGAGTTTCAAATCGAAGCGTTTAAGCTCCAATGCGCCTGGGCGGTTGAGTTTGGATTGCCTGTCATCATTCACTCCCGAGCTGCTACTTCTCTGGTGATTGAAACATTGGAACAATTGACCACCAGACCCTCGAAAGGTATCTTCCATTGTTTTGGGGGAAGTATTGAAGAAATTAATAGGATTAATAGCCTGGGCGACTATGGATTTGGTATTGGGGGAGTCCTAACTTTTAAAAATGCAGGATTAGCAGAGATATTGCCTCATATACCTATGAATAAAATAGTGCTGGAGACAGACGCTCCATATCTAGCGCCTGCTCCTTTTCGTGGCAAACGAAATGAACCAGCTTATCTTCCCCTGGTCGCTGCTAAAATGGGTGTGATTTTAAATAAGTCTGTAGAAGAAATTGGATCGATGACCACAGCCAATGCAATGAGAATATTTCAACAAGGATCTATGAGGATAATGCCGTTTATGCAATCTAACACGCGCTAACCGGCGGTGTAATCTGAGGTGGTGGATATTTTTATTCGAGTTTTGATTAGATTTTGCAGGGTTGTAATGCACCAAACCTTCGGAAGCACTCATCTTAAATGAAGGAAGAAAAGTTCTTTGAGAGGTAATTATTTTGAGGTACGCTGATTTTTGTCGAAATTTGCACTATTCAATTGCAGAATAGCTTAAGGAAAAGGTGATTTTTTACTTACACCCTTTTAAAACTTGGCTGTTCTTATCGGAAGGTTGCAAGAGCGGTTTAATTGGCACGCCTGGAAAGTGTGTGTACATCAAAAGTGTACCTAGGGTTCGAATCCCTAACCTTCCGCTTTTTTATTTAGAACATTGGTTATCAATTATTTGTAGTTTCTGCCCACGGCTATGAAAATTATCCCTCAGCAAACTGTTATCTTTTTAAAGAAAATGTGATTTATTATTTGAACTTTAATAATATTTTATATTTTTAAGCCTTCAAAAAAATTAAAACATTAAACTTATGCGAAAGATTGCTTTACTTTTTACTCTTGTAGTGATTGCCATGTTGGTTGTCAACGTTGACCTGATGGCCCAAGATGCTGTAGCCGCTCCTTCAACAGGATTCCAGATGTTGAAAGAAAAATTCATTGAGGGAAGCTGGGAATGGATGGTGCCAATACTTTTTGTATTGATTTTAGGACTTGCTTTTTGTATCGAACGAGTTATTACACTCAACGTAGCGACTGTCAATACTGACAAACTACTTTCTAAAATTGATGACAGATTGCAATCAAATGATGTAGAAGGTGCTATTGAAGTATGCAAAGCTACTCCAGGACCTGCAGCCTCCACTTTATTGGAAGGTTTGAGACATGCAGAGAAAGGGCCTGAAGCTGTTGAAAAAGCTATATCTGCTTTTGGTGGTATGCAGATGTCCTTGTTGGAAAGAGGTTTGGTTTGGATTTCACTCTTTATTGCACTTGCTCCGATGCTCGGATTCTTGGGTACTGTTGTGGGTATGGTGGCCGCATTTGACCGTATAGAAGCTGCTGGTGACATATCTCCTTCAATTGTAGCCGGGGGTATCAAAGTGGCATTGTTAACTACGATCTTTGGTCTTATTTCAGCTATTATTTTGCAGATTTTTTATAATTATATTGTTACTAAAATCGATTCAATTACCCATAAAATGGAAGAGAGTAGCATCGGTTTGGTAGATATCCTTAGTAAGAATAAGATTTTTAAATAGGAAGGATCTTTTGACTTTACTTCACTTATTTAAAATTTAAAAATCTTAATTATGGTAAACTTATATAAACTTTTGTCAGGAAGGGGTACCCTGTTTGCCTTTCTACTGTCTATTATTTTGATGGTCATTTTGGCTATTCCAATCATGAGTGGTTTGGATGGATTTAATGCGCTTCCTGCTGCAGAACAAAAAACTAGCAATATTTTTAATACCGGACTATACCTTGTATTAGCCCTTTTAGCGATTACAGTGGTAGTCACAGTCTTGTGGGCTCTAGTGCAAATGGCGATGAATCCTGCTGGTGCGAAGCATGGACTCATTTGGGTTGTTGTGATTGCAGCTCTATTTGCTCTTGGTTATTTTGTATTGAACAAACCAGATAGTGTGCAAATGCTGGATAAACTAAAGAAGTATGATGTATCTGCCTCCGCAAGTAAATTTATTGGTGGTGGTATCTGGATGATGTTATTGATGATGCTGGGTGCTTTTTTGATCTTTATTGGCTCTGAAGTCAGAAACTTATTTAAATAACTATTATGGCTAAGAAAACTAGGCAGTCCCCGGAAATCAATGCCAGCTCTATGGCGGATATTGCTTTCTTGTTGTTGATTTTCTTTCTTGTGACTACCAATATTGTGGAAGATAAAGGAGTCTTAGTGAGACTTCCTGTATGGTCCGAAGAACCTCCAGAAGACTTGGAATTAAATACAAGGAATGTATTCTCCGTTTTAGTAAATGCCCAAGATCAATTATTGGTTAGAGGCGAACCTGTTAAAATCGAAGAGCTTAAAGTAAGAGCAAAAGAATTCATAATGAATCCTTCAAAAAGGGCTGATTTAGCAGAATCTACCACAGAAGCCATCATCTCATTAAAAAATGATCGGGGTACACATTTTAAACAATACCTTGGAGTTTACAATGAATTGAAAGCTGCTTATTCAGAATTATGGAATGAAGAAGCACAAAAAAGATTTAGAAAAGAATCCGTAGAAGATTGCACAAAAGAACAGCAAAACGAGATCAGGAAGTTTATACCATTCGTTCTTTCTGAAGCTGAGCCTACCAGTTATGGTGATGAGAAATAATTTTATTTAAAACAAATCAACCTATCAATATGGCTAAATTTGCAAAAAAAAGAGCTTCTACAGGGGCAGCTATTTCGACAGCTTCTCTACCGGATATCATATTTATACTTTTGTTTTTCTTTATGGTTGTTGTAAAACTTAGAGAAACCAATTTAAAGTTAAAAACTGTTACTCCTTACGCCACTGAATTAACAAAACTAGAGAAAAAATCTTTGGTTAACACAATGTATGTTGGACGGCCCACTGCAGCATTTCAGGAACAATATGGCACCAAACCTAGGTTGCAATTAAATGATAAAATAGCCAACCTTGGGGAAATTCCGTTATTTCTGGAAAGGCATAAGGTAAAAGTCCCAGAAGGACAGAGACCTGGTATCACTACCTCTTTGAAAATAGACGGTGATGTTACCATGGGATTTGTGACGGATGTGAAAACAGAGCTTAGAAAAGCAGGTCAACTTAAATTAAATTACTCTGCTAAAAAAAGAACCGAACGATCCGGATTTTAGAAGAAAAGATTTTACTGAACATAAAAAATGCCTTTTGTTTTTACAGAAGGCATTTTTTTTGGGATAAACTATCGCAAGAATTTGGAGTTAAAGTCTATTCTTTTCGACGACACGCTCCAGTTCTTCACGGTAATTTTTTCCAATGGGCAGGAGTTTAGGTTGGCCTTTCTCAATGACTTCAACCATATTGCCCACCACAGCGCTGATCTTTTCAAGATTTACGATATAGGACCGGTGTATTCGCATAAAATTCGGAGTAGGTAGCTTCTCTTCGAGGCTTTTCATAGTCTGTAAAGTGATGATGCGTCCACTGTCCGTCTTGATGATAACATAATCTTTTAAGCCCTCTACATATTGGATCTCACTATACTTTAAGCGTATGAGTTTTTTATCAGCTTTGACAAAAATAAAGTCAGGTCCACTTTCGGGTTCCTCAGATTCCAGCAGTCCATTGCCAGATTGAGCCAAGGCTTTGTTGACAGCTTTGAGAAAACGATCAAAGGAGATCGGTTTTAACAAATAATCGACAGCATTCAATTCAAACCCATCTAGTGCATACTGACTGAAGGCAGTTGTGAAAATAATTTTAGGGGGATGTGTAAGCGATTTTGCAAATTCGATCCCTGTGATCTGTGGCATCTGGATGTCCAAAAATATAAGGTCAACTTCATGTTTGCGCAAAGCCTCACCAGCTTCAATCGCATTTTGACATTTTTTGATCAGCTTTAGTTCGGGCACTTTTTTGACAAACTCTTCGAGTATTTCAAGCGCCAGAGGTTCATCGTCCACGATAATTGTTTTCATGATAATTTGATTAAGAATCTAAATTGAGTGATAAATGTACAGTATAAGCCTGAGGTTGATCATCAATATCGATTGAATGTTCCCCTGGATAGATCAACTCGAGCCGTCGCCGGACATTAATAAGTCCTATGCCTCCTTGTGGTTTGGGCAAAATGACTGGCAGTCCACTTGATTTACTGTTTTCTATGATGAAATCTATTTTGTTGGCACTCACATTCAAAGTGACATATACGTAGGCGTCAGATAGTTGATGATTGACCCCATGTTTGAAACTATTTTCCAGGAAGGGTATAAATACCAAAGGCGCTATTTTTAGATGGTCTACCTTGCCATTTACTTTAAAATCTATATCGACAAGGTTGCTTTGACGCAAGGCTTCCAAATCCAGGTAATTTTGAATATAATTCACTTCTTTTTCAAGGGATACCCGCCTTTCGTTACATTCATAGAGCATATAACGCATCATTTCCGAGAGTTTGATGACTATTTCAGGTGCTTGATCAGACTTTTTAATAGTGAGCGCGTAGAGGCTATTCAGGGTATTGAACAAAAAATGTGGATTTATCTGAGCTTTTAGAAATTTAAGCTCTGATTGCATGTTTTGAGTTTCAAGATCCCGCATAGTCTGCTGTTGCTTAAACCAATCAACTATAATTTTACCGCTGGTAGAGAAAATAAGGAATACCATCGAAATCAAAAAAAGAGGTCCTTGTTGCACTTGAATATGACTCTGGAGCTGAGGGTACTGGACTAGTAATAGATACTGTACCAGGGTGCCTAAAGGAGTAGCTACTAACGCGAGAATGAGTAAACCTGCGAAATAAATCGTTAACTTGTTGGTATTTAAGTATTTGGGAATGAGGTAGTTAAGGTTGATATATATGAGGACTCCATACAACATTAATCGGCTGCCATTATATAAAACAGAAAGACCTAGTGAATAAGGGTTTTTATCTAATAAAATTAACAAGACAAGAAATACGATCCATATCGAGCCATGTAACCACAGTTTAGAGGTTGATATTTTTGGCAGTGAAATACTAGGTAACTCCATTGGAATAATCAATATGTAAAGGTAAGGCGTTGATTCTTAACAACTTTCAATTTATAGACCAATATTAATCCTGGCAGGACCAGTGGCTTAAAGATTAGTCATTACCTTTGCAAACTTTATTTTATTTCTGAAAGCGTATGGCGTACAAAAAAACTGAATCTTATGATGAGAAGGTCACTCTGGATCTTTCGGCACATTATCTCAAAGTTTTAGAAAACCTTGGTGAAAATCCTTTGAGAGATGGTTTGACCAAAACTCCGGAACGAGTGGCCAAGGCTATGCAATACCTTACAAAAGGATACCAGGAGGATGGAGCTCAAATATTGAGATCAGCCATGTTTGAAGAAAAATATTCTGAAATGGTCATTGTCAAAGATATTGAGTTGTATTCTTTGTGCGAGCATCATATGCTTCCATTCATAGGTAAAGCTCATGTTGCTTATATACCTAATGGAAAAATCGTCGGTTTAAGTAAGATTCCGCGTATCGTAGATGTATTCGCACGGAGACTACAGGTACAAGAGCGACTGACTGATGAAATATTACACTGTATAAATAATACTTTACATCCTCTGGGGGTTGCTGTAGTCATAGAGGCAATGCATCTATGTATGATGATGAGGGGGGTGCAGAAGCAAAACTCTGTGACTACGACTTCAGCATTTGTAGGAGAATTTAAAAATGCTGAAACCCGAACCGAATTTTTAAACCTGATCAGCGTTAAACTCTCCTGATAATGAAAGCATATGTATTCCCCGGGCAAGGAGCTCAATATCAGGGTATGGCGATCCCTTTACTTGAACGAGGTTCGGCTGCTAAAACTTGGTTTGAACAGGCCAATGATATTTTGGGATTTGATATACTTCAGGTGATGATCGATGGGAGTGATGAGGACTTACGACAAACCAGAATCACTCAACCAGCGATTTTTTTGCACTCAGTGATTACCGCACTTATTTCTGATCAG encodes:
- a CDS encoding ribonuclease H family protein, translated to MAKKQKYYVVWEGMSPGVYDDWKKCEAQVKNFQGARYKSFDSSEEALAAYRLGPFKGNNPTSIVKTRDFSAIVKDSIVVDAACEGNPGILEYQGVDLHNGTKLFHQGPFPEGTVNIGEFLAIVHALAWLQKKDRPKTTIYSDSITGISWVKNKRIKTNLVRTRKNEDLFQLVDRAINWLQANRYSNPVVKWETESWGENPADFGRK
- a CDS encoding TatD family hydrolase, yielding MFIDTHAHLYSSEFDQDRLPMIDRAFAADITSIYIPNVDLDTIDLMHEGCEYSEKLFPMLGLHPCSVTENYRTVLETMYKRFDQNTYYGIGETGIDLHWDPSTLEFQIEAFKLQCAWAVEFGLPVIIHSRAATSLVIETLEQLTTRPSKGIFHCFGGSIEEINRINSLGDYGFGIGGVLTFKNAGLAEILPHIPMNKIVLETDAPYLAPAPFRGKRNEPAYLPLVAAKMGVILNKSVEEIGSMTTANAMRIFQQGSMRIMPFMQSNTR
- a CDS encoding MotA/TolQ/ExbB proton channel family protein produces the protein MRKIALLFTLVVIAMLVVNVDLMAQDAVAAPSTGFQMLKEKFIEGSWEWMVPILFVLILGLAFCIERVITLNVATVNTDKLLSKIDDRLQSNDVEGAIEVCKATPGPAASTLLEGLRHAEKGPEAVEKAISAFGGMQMSLLERGLVWISLFIALAPMLGFLGTVVGMVAAFDRIEAAGDISPSIVAGGIKVALLTTIFGLISAIILQIFYNYIVTKIDSITHKMEESSIGLVDILSKNKIFK
- a CDS encoding biopolymer transporter ExbD, producing MAKKTRQSPEINASSMADIAFLLLIFFLVTTNIVEDKGVLVRLPVWSEEPPEDLELNTRNVFSVLVNAQDQLLVRGEPVKIEELKVRAKEFIMNPSKRADLAESTTEAIISLKNDRGTHFKQYLGVYNELKAAYSELWNEEAQKRFRKESVEDCTKEQQNEIRKFIPFVLSEAEPTSYGDEK
- a CDS encoding biopolymer transporter ExbD: MAKFAKKRASTGAAISTASLPDIIFILLFFFMVVVKLRETNLKLKTVTPYATELTKLEKKSLVNTMYVGRPTAAFQEQYGTKPRLQLNDKIANLGEIPLFLERHKVKVPEGQRPGITTSLKIDGDVTMGFVTDVKTELRKAGQLKLNYSAKKRTERSGF
- a CDS encoding response regulator transcription factor translates to MKTIIVDDEPLALEILEEFVKKVPELKLIKKCQNAIEAGEALRKHEVDLIFLDIQMPQITGIEFAKSLTHPPKIIFTTAFSQYALDGFELNAVDYLLKPISFDRFLKAVNKALAQSGNGLLESEEPESGPDFIFVKADKKLIRLKYSEIQYVEGLKDYVIIKTDSGRIITLQTMKSLEEKLPTPNFMRIHRSYIVNLEKISAVVGNMVEVIEKGQPKLLPIGKNYREELERVVEKNRL
- a CDS encoding histidine kinase, translated to MELPSISLPKISTSKLWLHGSIWIVFLVLLILLDKNPYSLGLSVLYNGSRLMLYGVLIYINLNYLIPKYLNTNKLTIYFAGLLILALVATPLGTLVQYLLLVQYPQLQSHIQVQQGPLFLISMVFLIFSTSGKIIVDWFKQQQTMRDLETQNMQSELKFLKAQINPHFLFNTLNSLYALTIKKSDQAPEIVIKLSEMMRYMLYECNERRVSLEKEVNYIQNYLDLEALRQSNLVDIDFKVNGKVDHLKIAPLVFIPFLENSFKHGVNHQLSDAYVYVTLNVSANKIDFIIENSKSSGLPVILPKPQGGIGLINVRRRLELIYPGEHSIDIDDQPQAYTVHLSLNLDS
- the folE gene encoding GTP cyclohydrolase I FolE, with the protein product MAYKKTESYDEKVTLDLSAHYLKVLENLGENPLRDGLTKTPERVAKAMQYLTKGYQEDGAQILRSAMFEEKYSEMVIVKDIELYSLCEHHMLPFIGKAHVAYIPNGKIVGLSKIPRIVDVFARRLQVQERLTDEILHCINNTLHPLGVAVVIEAMHLCMMMRGVQKQNSVTTTSAFVGEFKNAETRTEFLNLISVKLS